The following coding sequences lie in one Bacillota bacterium genomic window:
- a CDS encoding DUF881 domain-containing protein, giving the protein MKLKLNKWQLPLTLVFFISGILLVSVLRSLAASDQTPWRQKNANLVAMIQTQEKVIARLEEDIEQKRASLDSYQRVLSRGKEELQNLQNILQELKIWSGLVEVEGPGIVISLDDNRKGAEVAQAKNPGQFQAGDFLIHDKHILYIVNELRVGGAEAIAVNDQRIVTSSDIRCVGPMILVNTTRLAPPYIIKAIGDPDRLARVLGMLESEYNILKMAGFPVNLEKHSKIVIPPYKGSYQFTFAQPKEE; this is encoded by the coding sequence ATGAAATTAAAACTGAATAAATGGCAGTTACCCCTCACCCTGGTTTTTTTTATTTCCGGAATCCTGCTCGTGTCGGTGCTGCGCAGTTTAGCGGCAAGCGATCAAACCCCCTGGCGCCAGAAAAACGCGAATCTCGTTGCCATGATTCAAACGCAGGAAAAAGTAATTGCAAGACTGGAGGAAGACATAGAACAGAAGAGGGCATCCCTTGACAGCTACCAGAGAGTTCTCTCCAGGGGAAAAGAGGAGCTGCAGAACCTGCAAAATATACTGCAGGAGTTAAAAATCTGGTCGGGTCTTGTAGAGGTTGAAGGGCCGGGGATCGTAATATCTTTAGACGACAACCGGAAGGGAGCAGAAGTGGCCCAGGCGAAAAACCCGGGCCAGTTTCAAGCAGGAGATTTTTTAATTCATGATAAACACATTCTCTACATCGTGAATGAACTCCGCGTCGGGGGTGCAGAGGCAATTGCCGTGAACGACCAGCGAATCGTGACGTCGTCCGACATCAGATGTGTCGGGCCCATGATCTTAGTAAACACAACACGTCTTGCTCCACCTTATATCATTAAAGCAATCGGCGACCCGGATCGCCTCGCCAGGGTTTTGGGGATGCTGGAAAGTGAGTATAATATTCTCAAAATGGCAGGGTTTCCTGTTAATCTGGAGAAGCATTCAAAAATTGTCATTCCCCCATATAAAGGGAGTTACCAGTTCACGTTTGCGCAACCGAAGGAGGAATAA